One Pirellulales bacterium DNA window includes the following coding sequences:
- a CDS encoding tetratricopeptide repeat protein, whose translation MPATTQKSASRSSESSQSVADAPRWQRMAPWLAAALVALVTLLVFGRVIGFDFLGRDDPDNILLNPQLNPPSLRHVARFWREPYLGLYIPATYTFWSAEALLAWPAGEAPRRGARVAFDPRVFHAGSVLLHAACAVLVFVIARRLTQSDLAACLGALLFALHPLQVESVGWVTENKGLLSASLGLAALWQYLRFVEAGRDASGRHGKRKHARGSGGKWWHYAAATVAFGLALLSKPSVAALPVIAALLARYFLDRPWREIAPPLALWFAMAAAALLVTRGAQSGSAITFEPPAIAMRPFIAADAISFYLRKLIWPVWLCPDYGRGVTELARGKTVWISWLLPAALLALVAWLPNRRQWLALLLVSLAALAPVLGLVPFAYQSVSTVADRYMYLAMLGPALALAWLVARSPRRALVGGVGAMLGMLAVLSFDQTAVWRNGRAWTDFTLAANPRSVYAREDRAQQFERAGQRESALAERRQSALENPLVVEPLFYLATALTAAGRLDEAASCYEQALSLAPNSRIVPAFLAEVHLKGGRHVDAVALFRRAVLGAARDRNLSAQATRLGAEWMNRGQLAEANEAFTAAIRLNPRSVEAENDLAVALLRQGDARQALLHCDRALAIDSEHPVTLANRGVLLDTLGRRAEAIASLRKALAIDPYSIDAANNLAISLLRDGKPAEAVAVYTAALGRQPQWREGARRLAWIWATAADANLRNGKEAVTLAHRLCVATNFDDALALDALAAARADQGDFAGATEAAQRAVGLLAQPQNARRLAAIEARLALYHKGQLYREPAGASLLPPN comes from the coding sequence GTGCCCGCCACCACCCAAAAATCCGCGTCCCGTTCCAGCGAATCGAGCCAGTCGGTCGCCGACGCGCCGCGCTGGCAGCGAATGGCGCCGTGGTTGGCCGCGGCGCTGGTGGCATTGGTTACACTGTTGGTGTTTGGCCGCGTGATCGGCTTCGACTTTTTAGGGCGCGACGACCCCGACAACATTCTGCTCAATCCGCAATTGAATCCGCCGAGTCTGCGGCACGTGGCTCGCTTCTGGCGCGAGCCGTATCTGGGGTTGTATATCCCCGCGACCTACACGTTTTGGAGCGCGGAGGCGCTGTTGGCGTGGCCGGCCGGCGAGGCGCCGCGTCGCGGCGCTCGGGTGGCATTCGACCCGCGTGTGTTTCACGCGGGCAGCGTGCTACTGCACGCGGCGTGCGCGGTGTTGGTGTTTGTCATCGCGCGGCGACTCACGCAGAGCGACCTGGCCGCCTGTCTGGGCGCCTTGCTCTTTGCGCTGCATCCCTTGCAAGTGGAGAGCGTGGGCTGGGTGACTGAAAACAAGGGGCTGCTCAGCGCCAGTTTGGGATTGGCCGCGCTGTGGCAGTATCTGCGTTTTGTGGAGGCTGGCCGCGATGCGTCCGGCCGACACGGCAAACGAAAACACGCGCGCGGCTCGGGAGGTAAGTGGTGGCATTACGCGGCGGCGACCGTGGCGTTTGGTCTGGCGCTCTTGTCCAAGCCGAGCGTCGCCGCGCTGCCGGTGATCGCCGCGCTACTGGCGCGCTATTTTCTGGATCGGCCTTGGCGCGAGATCGCGCCACCACTGGCATTGTGGTTCGCGATGGCCGCGGCCGCGCTCTTGGTCACGCGCGGCGCGCAGTCGGGGAGCGCCATCACTTTTGAGCCGCCGGCGATCGCCATGCGGCCATTCATTGCGGCCGACGCCATTTCGTTTTATTTGCGCAAGCTCATTTGGCCGGTCTGGCTTTGCCCCGATTATGGTCGCGGCGTTACGGAGCTTGCGCGGGGAAAGACGGTTTGGATCTCGTGGCTGCTGCCCGCCGCGCTGTTGGCGCTGGTCGCATGGTTGCCGAATCGGCGGCAGTGGCTGGCCTTGCTTTTAGTGTCATTGGCGGCGCTGGCGCCGGTGTTGGGGTTGGTCCCGTTTGCCTATCAAAGCGTTTCCACGGTCGCCGACCGCTATATGTATCTGGCCATGCTCGGCCCGGCGCTGGCGTTGGCTTGGTTGGTTGCGCGATCACCGCGCCGCGCGCTCGTAGGAGGTGTCGGGGCGATGCTGGGCATGCTCGCGGTTTTGAGTTTTGATCAGACAGCGGTCTGGCGAAACGGTCGCGCCTGGACCGATTTCACCTTGGCGGCGAATCCGCGCAGCGTCTACGCCCGCGAAGATCGCGCGCAGCAGTTTGAACGTGCCGGCCAGCGCGAGTCGGCGCTGGCCGAACGACGCCAGTCGGCGCTTGAGAATCCGCTGGTCGTGGAGCCGCTGTTTTATCTGGCGACTGCGCTCACAGCGGCAGGGCGGTTGGACGAGGCCGCAAGCTGTTATGAGCAAGCGCTGTCGCTGGCGCCGAACTCGCGGATTGTGCCCGCGTTTCTGGCGGAGGTGCACTTGAAAGGTGGCCGCCACGTTGACGCGGTGGCGCTGTTTCGTCGAGCGGTGCTGGGGGCCGCGCGCGATCGCAATCTGTCGGCTCAGGCCACGCGGCTTGGCGCCGAATGGATGAATCGCGGGCAGCTTGCCGAAGCGAACGAGGCGTTTACCGCCGCGATCCGCCTCAATCCGCGCTCGGTGGAGGCCGAGAACGATCTGGCCGTGGCGCTGTTGCGGCAAGGGGACGCGCGGCAGGCGCTATTGCACTGCGATCGCGCGCTGGCCATCGACTCCGAACATCCGGTCACGCTGGCCAATCGCGGCGTCTTGCTCGACACGCTGGGGCGTCGCGCGGAGGCCATCGCCAGTTTGAGAAAAGCGCTGGCGATCGATCCGTACTCGATCGACGCGGCGAACAACCTGGCCATTTCGCTGTTGCGCGACGGGAAGCCTGCCGAGGCCGTAGCGGTTTATACCGCCGCGCTCGGTCGCCAGCCCCAATGGCGCGAAGGGGCGCGGCGGCTAGCCTGGATTTGGGCCACGGCGGCCGATGCCAACTTGCGCAACGGAAAAGAGGCCGTGACGCTAGCGCATCGATTGTGCGTGGCGACCAACTTTGACGATGCGCTGGCGCTGGACGCGCTGGCCGCGGCGCGGGCCGATCAAGGCGACTTCGCGGGCGCCACCGAGGCGGCGCAGCGGGCCGTGGGACTTTTAGCGCAGCCGCAGAACGCGCGGCGACTGGCGGCCATCGAGGCTCGACTGGCGCTGTATCACAAGGGGCAGCTGTATCGAGAGCCGGCGGGCGCGTCGCTCTTGCCCCCCAACTGA
- a CDS encoding acetolactate synthase codes for MSHGGASGTEFETMRGRNYPAIRQFTVFLENRVGQLLEVVRRFEGSKVRIVALSIVDATECAFVRFVLSHPEQGREILERAGLALIESDLIAVELPNVSQPLVRVCTALLQAEVNIIQTYALLARPGERPAVALMVDNIEMGLDTLAGKGFTLLSEGDLVGED; via the coding sequence ATGAGCCATGGTGGCGCTAGCGGCACCGAATTCGAAACGATGCGCGGGCGAAATTATCCCGCCATTCGGCAGTTCACGGTCTTTCTGGAGAATCGTGTCGGGCAACTACTGGAAGTGGTGCGCCGCTTCGAGGGGAGCAAGGTGCGGATTGTCGCCCTGTCGATTGTCGACGCCACCGAGTGCGCTTTTGTGCGGTTCGTGCTGAGCCATCCCGAGCAAGGGCGCGAAATTCTGGAGCGGGCCGGTCTGGCCTTGATCGAAAGCGATCTGATCGCGGTCGAGTTGCCCAACGTCAGCCAACCGCTGGTCCGTGTCTGCACGGCGCTATTGCAGGCCGAGGTGAACATCATCCAAACCTACGCGCTGCTGGCGCGCCCTGGCGAGCGCCCCGCCGTGGCCCTCATGGTCGACAACATCGAGATGGGACTCGACACACTCGCCGGCAAGGGATTCACATTGCTCAGCGAAGGCGACCTGGTCGGCGAGGATTGA
- a CDS encoding class I SAM-dependent methyltransferase, producing MATTTFDRHQPAAKSRDVNERDDRRSSERQSQFALPRGLVGHAAGWIMAVKNRPMNRLAVELLDPDPADRILEIGIGAGAALQMLARRAGPGRIAGVDPSATMLKQARWRNRRAVAAGVVELRQADAARLPFDDGSFAKVFAVNSFHLWPAPLAGLAEARRVLTPGGMLLLALRMSLAKPTCFSAPGLTEAQVQHAAQLAQHAGFQDVRLLRRRAGRQTTCLLAWC from the coding sequence ATGGCCACCACCACGTTTGACCGCCACCAGCCGGCGGCGAAATCGAGAGACGTAAACGAACGGGACGACCGCCGATCGTCCGAGCGACAATCGCAGTTCGCCTTGCCGCGCGGCCTGGTCGGACATGCGGCGGGCTGGATCATGGCGGTGAAGAACCGTCCCATGAATCGGCTGGCGGTGGAGTTGCTCGATCCCGACCCGGCCGATCGAATCCTCGAAATCGGCATCGGCGCCGGCGCCGCGTTGCAAATGCTTGCGCGGCGCGCGGGCCCCGGCCGAATCGCCGGCGTCGATCCTTCGGCCACGATGCTAAAGCAAGCTCGCTGGCGCAATCGCCGCGCGGTCGCGGCCGGCGTCGTGGAATTGCGGCAGGCGGACGCGGCCCGCTTGCCGTTCGACGACGGCAGTTTCGCCAAAGTGTTCGCTGTGAACAGCTTTCACTTGTGGCCAGCGCCGTTGGCCGGTTTGGCCGAGGCGCGGCGGGTGTTGACGCCCGGCGGTATGCTTCTGTTGGCGCTGCGCATGTCGCTGGCCAAACCGACTTGTTTCTCAGCGCCGGGCCTCACCGAGGCCCAGGTACAACACGCGGCCCAGCTTGCGCAGCACGCCGGATTTCAGGACGTGCGACTGTTGCGGCGCCGCGCGGGCCGCCAGACCACCTGCCTACTCGCCTGGTGCTGA
- a CDS encoding M48 family metallopeptidase, whose protein sequence is MAETDVSSPPHAASAVGDDAVLTPAQLAEAKEYGHRHLLAGLADMAVDVVYLTIAALVLAVPLDHWLAHYVASDTLRLIALFLIVLALHECLSFPLSLYSGHWLEQRYGLSRQSLGRWVSRHFKQLALGVALSVTLFVALFWVIRWTGPWWWLAAAAGFFVVSVLLSQLAPVLILPLFYKIERLDSPVLAERMERLAHGTGLSIEGVYRMQMSDETAKANAMLAGMGSTRRVIMGDTLLDGFTPDEIEVIFAHEIGHHVHRHLHKLIGLGLLFAIAGFWLCDRVLAAWVTRVSGELNYAELPVNAMPLVVLVLTLFFMGVGPLQNLISRHFERQCDRYALVRTGLREAYQSAFRKLARLNKDDPEPNRWEVLLFHSHPPVGERLAAADL, encoded by the coding sequence TTGGCCGAGACAGATGTTTCATCGCCGCCCCACGCGGCGTCGGCGGTCGGCGACGACGCGGTGCTCACTCCAGCACAACTCGCCGAGGCCAAGGAGTATGGCCATAGGCACCTGCTGGCGGGGCTCGCCGATATGGCGGTGGATGTGGTCTATCTGACTATCGCCGCGCTCGTCTTGGCCGTGCCGCTCGATCACTGGTTGGCCCACTACGTGGCTAGCGACACTTTGCGGCTGATCGCATTGTTTCTGATCGTGCTGGCCCTGCACGAGTGCCTGTCGTTCCCGCTCTCGCTCTATTCGGGCCATTGGCTCGAACAGCGCTACGGGCTTAGCCGCCAGTCGCTCGGCCGCTGGGTGTCGCGGCACTTCAAGCAACTGGCGCTCGGGGTGGCGCTGAGCGTCACGCTGTTCGTCGCCCTGTTCTGGGTCATCCGCTGGACCGGCCCCTGGTGGTGGCTGGCCGCGGCGGCCGGCTTTTTTGTCGTCAGCGTGCTCTTGAGCCAACTGGCGCCGGTGCTCATCCTGCCGCTGTTCTACAAGATCGAGCGATTGGACAGTCCCGTACTCGCCGAACGCATGGAGCGCCTGGCGCACGGCACCGGCCTGTCGATCGAAGGGGTCTACCGCATGCAAATGAGCGACGAAACCGCCAAGGCCAACGCCATGTTGGCCGGTATGGGAAGCACGCGCCGCGTCATCATGGGCGACACCTTGCTCGATGGCTTCACCCCCGACGAGATCGAGGTGATCTTTGCCCACGAGATTGGCCACCACGTGCATCGGCACCTGCACAAGTTGATTGGGCTGGGCCTGCTATTCGCCATTGCCGGTTTTTGGCTGTGCGACAGGGTCTTGGCGGCGTGGGTGACGCGTGTCTCGGGCGAGTTGAACTACGCCGAGTTGCCGGTGAACGCCATGCCGCTGGTGGTGCTGGTGCTGACCTTGTTCTTCATGGGGGTCGGACCGCTGCAAAACCTGATCAGCCGCCACTTTGAGCGCCAATGCGACCGCTACGCGCTGGTTCGCACTGGGCTGCGGGAGGCATATCAAAGCGCTTTTCGCAAATTGGCCCGCCTCAATAAAGACGATCCCGAGCCGAATAGGTGGGAGGTGCTGTTGTTTCACAGCCACCCGCCAGTCGGCGAGCGGCTGGCGGCAGCAGATTTGTAA
- a CDS encoding matrixin family metalloprotease has protein sequence MIARIAWLRSCLMLAIALACARAANATVVVMSNRSAAAVPFSVSQSIERDGKSTPVSRKFNLGSGELLPIAVLPHIPISLDFESAGHPLHYNLEGDSTYYFANTTLGGVNLEQIGIPQVMQVESEVTAATSAAHPRKRLPGLATIPVKLLVDDDERSSRDQWEPRVRKRLAAASKILEHVCRMRFEAVAVETWDSDDKVNDFNQSLAEFEHEVLPAPGRLVIGFTSQYEDTRGPTKLGGTRAAFYPYILLREWSKYYAEPERLELLVHELGHYLGAVHSPEPNSVMRPMLGDKRSRLKAFQINFDPVNALAMYLIGEEYRARGNVRKLTELTPVTRRKLFNIYSEINRALPGDPAAEQYLMLLGDVSHLSEEMRRKLNTSPAAR, from the coding sequence ATGATCGCACGCATCGCTTGGCTGCGCAGTTGCCTGATGCTGGCGATCGCGCTGGCCTGCGCGCGCGCGGCAAACGCCACGGTGGTGGTGATGTCGAATCGATCGGCTGCCGCCGTGCCATTCTCTGTTTCGCAATCGATCGAGCGCGACGGCAAGTCGACCCCCGTGTCGCGCAAGTTCAACCTGGGCTCCGGCGAGCTGTTGCCAATCGCTGTTTTGCCGCATATTCCCATCAGCCTCGATTTCGAGTCCGCTGGTCATCCGCTCCACTACAACCTGGAGGGAGATTCGACCTATTATTTCGCCAACACCACTCTGGGCGGCGTGAATCTCGAGCAGATCGGCATTCCGCAGGTGATGCAGGTCGAAAGCGAAGTCACGGCCGCGACCAGCGCCGCTCATCCGCGCAAGCGGTTGCCGGGGCTGGCGACGATTCCGGTCAAGCTGCTGGTGGACGACGACGAGCGGTCCAGTCGCGACCAATGGGAACCGCGGGTGCGCAAGCGGCTGGCCGCGGCCTCCAAGATACTGGAACACGTCTGCCGCATGCGTTTCGAGGCAGTGGCCGTCGAAACGTGGGATTCCGACGACAAGGTGAACGACTTCAATCAATCGCTCGCCGAGTTCGAGCATGAGGTGCTGCCCGCCCCAGGCAGGCTGGTGATCGGCTTCACCAGCCAGTACGAAGACACCCGCGGCCCCACCAAGTTGGGCGGCACCCGCGCCGCTTTTTATCCCTACATCCTGCTGCGCGAGTGGAGCAAGTATTACGCCGAGCCCGAGCGGCTGGAACTGTTGGTTCACGAATTGGGGCATTATCTCGGCGCGGTGCATAGTCCCGAACCCAATTCGGTCATGCGACCGATGCTCGGCGACAAGCGCTCGCGGCTCAAGGCGTTTCAGATCAATTTCGATCCGGTCAACGCGCTGGCCATGTATTTGATCGGCGAGGAGTATCGCGCGCGCGGCAATGTGCGCAAACTCACCGAATTGACCCCCGTGACGCGGCGCAAATTGTTCAACATCTACAGCGAGATCAACCGCGCCCTGCCCGGCGATCCGGCGGCCGAACAATACTTGATGTTGCTCGGCGACGTGTCGCATTTGAGCGAAGAAATGCGGCGCAAGCTGAACACATCTCCCGCTGCCCGCTAG
- a CDS encoding PQQ-dependent sugar dehydrogenase translates to MIARRAFALALGLSFVAPAVLAQTVVPPLYTTPVASDLDNPLFVTAPPGDSSRLFVVEQRGKIKIIENGVLQSTPFLDLTAAVGQTGNEQGLLGLAFDPNYATNHNFYVNYTDRSGDTRVARYQASANPNLALTTESRLLYIDQPYSNHNGGWIGFGPDNYLYVASGDGGSGNDPQNRAQNLNSLLGKMLRIDVSRDDFPADAARNYGIPAGNPFVGATGADEIWDYGLRNPWRNSFDRATGDLYIGDVGQGEREEISFHAAGAAGGVNFGWRIFEGSLPTGIDPDTINQTPPIHEYTHDDGYSVTGGYVYRGDAIEGLPGTYLFGDYGSGRIWSFRYDGATKSDFRELTSELGEIGSIASFGEDANGELYVVSLSGSVYRIDGRLLGDATGDRQVDGADYTVWADNFHGSGGFDSGDFNRDGAIDGADYTIWADRFQPGSAVIPIPEPPAAHLAWLAAGAGGWTLCWRRRRGLASG, encoded by the coding sequence ATGATTGCGCGCCGAGCTTTTGCGCTCGCCCTGGGGCTATCGTTTGTCGCACCCGCTGTTCTCGCCCAGACTGTTGTGCCGCCGCTCTACACGACTCCGGTCGCCAGCGACCTGGACAACCCGCTGTTTGTCACCGCGCCGCCCGGCGACAGTTCGCGCCTCTTCGTGGTCGAGCAGCGCGGCAAGATCAAGATCATTGAAAACGGCGTCCTGCAGTCGACGCCGTTTCTCGACCTGACCGCGGCGGTGGGACAAACCGGCAATGAGCAGGGACTATTGGGTCTGGCCTTCGATCCCAACTACGCCACCAATCACAACTTCTATGTCAACTACACCGATCGGTCCGGCGACACGCGCGTGGCCCGTTATCAAGCGTCGGCCAATCCCAACCTGGCGCTGACCACCGAGAGCCGGTTGCTCTACATCGATCAGCCCTATTCCAACCACAATGGCGGCTGGATTGGCTTTGGGCCGGACAACTACCTCTATGTGGCCAGCGGCGACGGCGGCAGCGGCAACGATCCGCAAAACCGCGCGCAGAACCTCAACAGCCTGCTCGGCAAAATGCTGCGCATCGATGTCTCGCGCGACGACTTCCCCGCCGACGCCGCGCGCAACTACGGCATCCCGGCCGGCAACCCGTTTGTGGGCGCCACCGGCGCCGACGAGATCTGGGACTACGGCCTGCGCAATCCCTGGCGCAACAGTTTCGATCGCGCGACGGGCGATCTCTACATCGGCGATGTGGGACAGGGAGAACGCGAAGAAATCAGCTTTCACGCCGCGGGCGCGGCGGGCGGAGTCAATTTTGGCTGGCGTATCTTTGAAGGATCACTCCCCACCGGCATCGATCCCGACACCATTAATCAAACCCCGCCCATTCACGAGTACACGCACGACGACGGCTACTCGGTGACCGGCGGCTACGTCTATCGCGGCGACGCCATCGAGGGTCTGCCCGGCACGTACTTGTTTGGCGACTATGGCAGCGGCCGAATCTGGTCGTTCCGCTACGACGGCGCGACGAAGAGCGATTTTCGCGAGTTGACCAGCGAACTAGGTGAGATCGGCTCGATCGCTTCCTTTGGCGAGGACGCCAACGGCGAGTTGTATGTCGTGAGCCTCAGCGGCAGCGTCTATCGCATCGATGGCCGACTGCTGGGAGACGCGACGGGCGATCGCCAGGTCGATGGCGCCGACTACACCGTGTGGGCCGATAACTTCCACGGCTCGGGTGGTTTCGACAGCGGCGACTTCAATCGCGATGGCGCGATCGACGGCGCCGACTACACCATTTGGGCCGATCGCTTCCAGCCAGGATCGGCCGTGATTCCCATTCCCGAGCCTCCGGCCGCGCATTTGGCCTGGCTGGCGGCCGGCGCCGGCGGATGGACGCTGTGCTGGCGACGGCGGCGGGGACTCGCTTCTGGTTGA
- a CDS encoding response regulator: protein MTTTDNEAPPVESLRILVAEDTPANQYLLTRLLTARGHQVRLAEDGVEAVNLFTAEPFDVVLMDLHMPNLDGFQASSEIRELERARKTHVPIIAVTAYVSIDSRARCLDAGIDVLMPKPINTREFIELIEQFPRRHDSPISGNPSSLGSQDL, encoded by the coding sequence ATGACAACAACCGATAACGAGGCGCCGCCAGTGGAATCGCTACGAATCTTGGTGGCAGAGGACACTCCGGCGAACCAATATTTGTTGACGCGATTGTTGACAGCGCGCGGCCATCAGGTGCGCTTGGCAGAAGATGGTGTCGAAGCGGTAAATCTGTTTACAGCCGAGCCGTTCGACGTGGTGCTGATGGATCTGCACATGCCGAATCTGGACGGCTTCCAAGCCTCCAGCGAGATCCGAGAACTGGAGCGCGCTCGCAAGACGCACGTGCCGATCATCGCCGTCACGGCCTATGTTTCGATCGATAGCCGTGCGCGTTGCCTGGACGCCGGCATCGACGTATTGATGCCCAAGCCAATCAATACTCGAGAGTTCATTGAACTTATCGAGCAATTTCCACGGCGCCACGACAGCCCCATCTCCGGCAACCCATCGTCGCTCGGCAGCCAAGATCTCTAA
- the trpA gene encoding tryptophan synthase subunit alpha produces the protein MPAIDDLFSSLRAARRKALMPFITAGDPDLDFTQALVRELASRGADLCEIGFPYSDPIADGPVIQASYTRALDKKTKVADILGAIARVELSRPMPLVAMVSYAIIYRQGIEKFVAAAQRAGLAGAIVPDLPAEESQGLAALCRAREFSLIQLITPTTTRERALRIADSTTGFIYYVSVAGITGERAALPSELIDNVAWLRGQTDLPICVGFGISTPDHVRQLAQVADGLIVGSAIVRRVAEAATRPRADVLREIGDYVASLIAALPQ, from the coding sequence ATGCCGGCCATCGACGATCTGTTTAGCTCCCTCCGCGCCGCGCGCCGCAAGGCGCTGATGCCGTTCATCACCGCGGGCGATCCCGATCTCGACTTCACGCAAGCGCTAGTGCGCGAGCTGGCCAGCCGCGGCGCCGACCTGTGCGAGATTGGGTTTCCGTATAGCGACCCGATCGCCGATGGTCCCGTCATTCAGGCTTCGTACACACGAGCTTTGGACAAGAAAACCAAGGTCGCCGACATCCTCGGCGCCATCGCGCGAGTCGAATTGTCCAGACCAATGCCGCTGGTGGCGATGGTCAGCTACGCCATCATCTATCGGCAAGGGATCGAAAAGTTCGTGGCTGCGGCGCAGCGCGCGGGGCTTGCCGGCGCCATCGTGCCCGACCTGCCGGCCGAGGAATCGCAGGGGCTGGCCGCGCTCTGTCGCGCCCGCGAGTTCAGCCTGATTCAATTGATTACCCCCACCACCACCAGAGAGCGCGCGCTGCGCATCGCCGATTCGACCACCGGCTTTATCTACTATGTCTCCGTGGCGGGCATCACCGGCGAACGCGCCGCCCTGCCGAGCGAACTGATCGACAATGTGGCTTGGCTGCGTGGCCAGACCGATCTGCCGATCTGCGTGGGTTTTGGCATCAGCACGCCCGACCATGTGCGGCAGTTGGCGCAAGTGGCCGATGGGCTGATTGTCGGCTCGGCGATTGTGCGGCGCGTGGCCGAGGCGGCAACCCGTCCGCGGGCCGACGTTTTGCGCGAGATTGGCGATTATGTCGCCAGCCTGATCGCCGCGCTGCCCCAGTAG
- the trpB gene encoding tryptophan synthase subunit beta yields the protein MPASSSVPDVSGRFGSYGGRYVPETLSKALDELVAEYELAKRDADFQRELADLYRHYVGRPSPLYHAQRLSQLAGGAQIYLKREDLNHTGAHKINNTLGQALLTLRMGKRRVIAETGAGQHGVATATACARFGLDCVVYMGSEDIRRQNLNVFNMRTMGAEVRPVDTGSRTLRDAINEAMREWMSSVETTHYILGSVVGPHPFPVIVRDFQSVIGRETIDQCREQLGRLPDAVVACVGGGSNAAGMFYPFVEHGEVELVGVEAGGRSSEPGQHASPLSFGQPGVLHGSHSYVMQDEDGQTCDVHSVSAGLDYPGVGPEHSYWKDTGRVRYTACRDDDALAAYSTLARHEGILPALESSHAVAEALQLARGRDPRQAIVVCLSGRGDKDAYEVARLRGESI from the coding sequence ATGCCCGCCTCGTCCTCGGTTCCCGACGTCTCTGGTCGCTTTGGCTCCTACGGGGGCCGCTATGTGCCAGAAACGCTCTCCAAGGCGCTCGACGAGTTGGTGGCCGAGTACGAGCTAGCAAAGCGCGACGCCGATTTTCAGCGCGAACTGGCCGATTTGTATCGGCACTATGTCGGCCGGCCGTCGCCGCTGTATCACGCGCAGCGCTTGAGCCAACTGGCCGGCGGCGCGCAAATCTACCTCAAACGCGAAGACCTCAATCACACCGGCGCGCACAAAATCAACAACACGCTCGGCCAGGCGCTGTTGACCCTGCGGATGGGCAAGCGCCGTGTCATCGCCGAGACCGGCGCCGGACAGCACGGCGTGGCGACCGCCACCGCCTGTGCGCGGTTCGGGCTCGATTGCGTGGTTTACATGGGCTCAGAGGATATTCGCCGTCAAAACCTCAACGTCTTCAACATGCGCACCATGGGCGCCGAGGTGCGGCCCGTCGACACCGGATCGCGCACGCTGCGCGACGCCATCAACGAGGCGATGCGCGAATGGATGAGCAGCGTGGAAACGACTCACTACATTCTGGGTTCGGTCGTAGGGCCGCATCCGTTCCCGGTGATCGTGCGCGACTTTCAGTCGGTGATTGGTCGCGAGACCATCGATCAATGCCGCGAACAGCTCGGACGTCTCCCCGATGCGGTGGTCGCCTGCGTGGGCGGCGGTAGCAACGCGGCGGGCATGTTTTATCCCTTCGTCGAACATGGCGAGGTGGAGCTGGTCGGCGTTGAGGCGGGCGGCCGATCCAGCGAGCCGGGCCAGCATGCGTCGCCGCTGTCGTTTGGCCAGCCCGGAGTGCTGCATGGAAGCCACAGCTACGTGATGCAGGACGAAGACGGGCAGACTTGCGATGTGCATTCGGTCTCCGCGGGGCTCGATTACCCCGGCGTGGGTCCGGAGCACAGCTATTGGAAAGACACCGGCCGCGTGCGTTACACGGCCTGCCGCGACGACGACGCGCTGGCCGCGTACAGCACCCTGGCCCGGCACGAAGGCATTTTGCCGGCGCTCGAGAGCAGTCACGCTGTGGCCGAGGCGCTGCAATTGGCCCGTGGACGCGATCCGCGACAGGCGATCGTGGTGTGCCTGTCGGGGCGGGGCGACAAAGACGCGTACGAAGTGGCGCGCCTGCGTGGCGAATCGATTTGA
- a CDS encoding type II toxin-antitoxin system PemK/MazF family toxin, producing MQRGQIYTLPPDEDGKERPVVIVSRDNLNAGHSVLAIPFTSQQLDKRGKQPWCALFRAGEGGLSKDCVARCDQITLFRKADINTSKPPLGRLTAAQMQRIVDAVRHAIRDDTLHV from the coding sequence GTGCAACGCGGACAAATCTATACCCTGCCTCCCGACGAGGACGGCAAAGAACGGCCCGTGGTGATTGTCTCCAGGGATAATCTGAACGCCGGCCATTCGGTGCTTGCGATACCATTCACTTCGCAACAACTGGACAAGCGCGGCAAACAGCCGTGGTGCGCGCTCTTTCGGGCTGGAGAAGGCGGGCTTAGCAAAGATTGTGTCGCACGCTGCGATCAGATCACGCTGTTTCGCAAGGCCGACATCAATACCTCCAAGCCGCCTCTGGGCCGGCTCACCGCCGCACAGATGCAACGTATCGTCGACGCCGTTCGCCATGCAATTCGCGACGACACGTTGCATGTTTAA